One segment of Streptomyces sp. NA02950 DNA contains the following:
- a CDS encoding glycoside hydrolase family 3 protein produces the protein MPEPPSRRALLAATAASVAAAATACAPGALGGAPARRPSPSATTSSARPGTGPGAAGDRAATRDGDTARNHHRDRVDALIGRMTLDQKIGQLFVMRVYGHSATAPDPADVASNQKELGVANAAELIAKYHVGGIIYFGWTHNIRDPHQVAALSNGIQKAALGDRRAPVPLLLSTDQEHGIVARIGAPATLLPGAMALGAGGSAKDARTAGRIAGAELAALGIRQDYAPVADVNVNPANPVIGVRSFGADPRAVARLVAAQVRGYRSAGVAATAKHFPGHGDTTVDSHVGLPVITHSRKEWERLDAPPFRAAIAAGIDSIMTAHLLFPALDPADDPATLSRPILTGVLREELGYDGVVVTDSLGMEGVRKKYGDDRVPVLALKAGADQLLNPPDLSAAWRGVHKAVRDGELTEARLDESLRRVLELKARRGLFDDPYTSAREVDRTVGTAKHRATADRIADRTTTLLTNRERLLPLSRRRHHRLLVVGVDPAAPSGTGGPPTAVLARALNGLGFSAEALSTGTGTAPDPSPGRIDEAVAAARGRDAVVVATYNVGAGSAQRALVSALVATGRPVVHLAIRNPYDIARLRGADAEPGASLAAYSWTDVELRAAARVIAGKADPRGRLPVAVRDADEPSRVLYPIGHGLSYD, from the coding sequence GTGCCCGAGCCCCCGTCACGCCGCGCCCTGCTCGCCGCCACCGCCGCCTCCGTGGCCGCCGCCGCGACCGCCTGCGCCCCAGGGGCGCTCGGCGGTGCCCCGGCGCGCCGCCCGTCCCCCTCCGCCACCACCTCCTCGGCCCGCCCCGGCACCGGGCCCGGTGCGGCCGGGGACCGGGCCGCGACACGCGACGGGGACACCGCCCGGAACCACCACCGCGACCGCGTCGATGCGCTCATCGGGCGGATGACGCTGGACCAGAAGATCGGCCAGCTCTTCGTGATGCGGGTGTACGGGCATTCGGCCACCGCGCCCGACCCCGCCGACGTCGCGTCGAACCAGAAGGAACTGGGTGTCGCCAACGCCGCCGAACTGATCGCGAAGTACCACGTCGGCGGGATCATCTACTTCGGCTGGACGCACAACATCCGCGACCCCCACCAGGTCGCCGCGCTCTCCAACGGCATCCAGAAGGCGGCGCTGGGGGACCGCCGGGCCCCCGTGCCACTGCTGCTCTCCACGGACCAGGAGCACGGCATCGTGGCCCGGATCGGCGCCCCCGCCACCCTTTTGCCCGGTGCGATGGCGCTCGGCGCGGGCGGCAGCGCGAAGGACGCGCGCACCGCGGGCCGGATCGCCGGAGCCGAACTGGCCGCGCTCGGCATCCGCCAGGACTACGCCCCGGTCGCCGACGTCAACGTCAATCCGGCCAACCCGGTGATCGGCGTACGGTCCTTCGGCGCCGACCCCCGGGCCGTCGCCCGGCTGGTCGCCGCCCAGGTGCGGGGGTACCGGAGCGCGGGGGTGGCGGCCACCGCCAAGCACTTCCCCGGGCACGGCGACACCACCGTGGACAGCCATGTGGGCCTGCCGGTGATCACCCACTCCCGCAAGGAGTGGGAGCGGCTGGACGCACCGCCGTTCCGGGCCGCCATCGCGGCGGGCATCGACTCGATCATGACCGCGCATCTGCTGTTCCCGGCCCTGGACCCGGCCGACGACCCCGCGACCCTCTCCCGGCCCATCCTCACCGGTGTGCTGCGCGAGGAGCTCGGCTACGACGGTGTGGTGGTCACCGACTCGCTCGGCATGGAGGGCGTGCGCAAGAAGTACGGCGACGACCGGGTGCCGGTGCTCGCGCTGAAGGCGGGTGCGGACCAGCTGCTCAACCCGCCGGACCTGTCCGCCGCCTGGCGCGGTGTCCACAAGGCCGTACGGGACGGCGAGCTCACCGAGGCGCGCCTCGACGAGTCCCTGCGGCGCGTCCTGGAACTCAAGGCGCGCCGCGGCCTGTTCGACGATCCGTACACCAGCGCCCGGGAGGTGGACCGCACGGTGGGCACCGCCAAGCACCGCGCCACCGCCGACCGGATCGCCGACCGCACCACCACCCTGCTGACCAACCGGGAGCGGCTGCTGCCGCTGTCCCGCAGGCGCCATCACCGGCTGCTGGTGGTGGGGGTGGACCCGGCCGCGCCGTCCGGGACCGGCGGGCCGCCCACGGCCGTGCTCGCCCGTGCGCTGAACGGTCTCGGGTTCTCGGCGGAGGCCCTGTCCACGGGCACGGGCACCGCGCCCGATCCGTCGCCGGGGCGGATCGACGAGGCGGTGGCGGCGGCGCGGGGCCGGGACGCGGTGGTGGTGGCGACGTACAACGTGGGCGCCGGATCCGCGCAGCGGGCCCTGGTCTCGGCGCTGGTGGCCACCGGGAGGCCGGTGGTGCACCTGGCCATCCGCAATCCCTACGACATCGCGCGGCTGCGGGGTGCGGACGCCGAGCCCGGGGCGTCGCTGGCCGCCTACTCATGGACGGATGTGGAACTGCGGGCGGCCGCCCGGGTGATCGCGGGGAAGGCGGATCCGCGCGGCCGGCTGCCGGTCGCGGTGCGGGACGCGGACGAGCCGTCCCGGGTGCTGTACCCGATCGGGCACGGCCTCTCCTACGACTGA
- a CDS encoding LysR family transcriptional regulator, protein MLDLARLRALHAVAVHGSVSAAATALGYTPSAISQQIAKLERETRTTLLERQGRGIALTDAAQHLAATAQQLLAIVEQAETSLEERRGRPTGRLVIGAFATAARGLMPPVLARVREEHPSLDARLLEVDPHLSLDLVAQGVIDMAVAHDWDIAPLPAPEGLERAVIGDDSCDILIPAGHPLAERGRERALSRDDLPGQRWICQPPGSVCHDWLVRTLRASGHEPDLAYQAAENHTQIALVAAGLGIALMPRLGRGPLPEGVRAVPLEPVPVRRLYALWRTGASRRPAITETVRLLRDLWPHRTT, encoded by the coding sequence ATGCTGGATCTGGCCCGGCTGCGGGCTCTGCACGCGGTCGCCGTGCACGGGTCGGTGAGTGCCGCGGCGACGGCGCTCGGCTACACCCCGTCCGCGATCTCGCAGCAGATCGCCAAGTTGGAGCGGGAGACCCGCACCACCCTCCTGGAGCGCCAGGGCCGGGGCATCGCGCTGACCGACGCGGCCCAGCACCTGGCCGCCACCGCGCAGCAGCTGCTGGCCATCGTCGAACAGGCGGAGACCTCGCTGGAGGAGCGGCGCGGCCGTCCCACCGGGCGGCTGGTGATCGGCGCGTTCGCCACGGCGGCGCGCGGGCTGATGCCCCCGGTGCTGGCGCGGGTGCGCGAGGAACACCCCTCGCTGGACGCCCGGCTGCTGGAGGTGGATCCGCATCTGTCGCTGGACCTGGTGGCGCAGGGCGTGATCGACATGGCGGTCGCCCACGACTGGGACATCGCGCCGCTGCCCGCCCCGGAGGGTCTGGAGCGGGCCGTCATCGGGGACGACTCGTGCGACATCCTGATCCCGGCCGGACATCCGCTGGCCGAACGCGGCAGGGAACGGGCGCTGAGCCGCGACGACCTCCCGGGCCAGCGCTGGATCTGCCAGCCGCCGGGGTCGGTGTGCCACGACTGGCTGGTCCGTACGCTGCGGGCGTCGGGCCATGAACCGGACCTCGCCTACCAGGCCGCGGAGAACCACACCCAGATCGCGCTGGTCGCGGCCGGGCTCGGGATCGCCCTGATGCCCCGCCTCGGGCGCGGCCCGCTGCCGGAGGGGGTGCGGGCGGTCCCCCTCGAACCGGTCCCGGTACGACGGCTGTACGCCCTGTGGCGCACCGGCGCCTCGCGTCGCCCGGCCATCACCGAGACCGTCCGCCTGCTGCGCGACCTCTGGCCCCACCGCACCACCTGA
- a CDS encoding sugar phosphate isomerase/epimerase: MKLAFSTLGVPGMPLRDVVRLAADSGYHGVELRAHPEEPVHPGIGAQERAQVVGEFAGGGIEILTVAGYARAAAAGPDEPVLAELGELVRLAHDLGAPNVRVFPGGGDQSTAEADATAARRLAAVAPQAAERGVRLLLETHDSHPAGADAARVLGPVGHGSVGALWDVMHTWLAGEDPATSYAALAPQLGYVQVKDIASADDTTPLPLGAGVLPLTECVELLSREGWDGWLCWEYEKRWYPQAPELPGLLAPAREHLLRLLADAA; encoded by the coding sequence ATGAAGCTCGCCTTCTCCACCCTCGGCGTCCCCGGTATGCCCCTGCGCGACGTGGTCCGGCTCGCCGCCGACAGCGGGTATCACGGGGTTGAGCTGCGCGCCCACCCCGAGGAGCCGGTGCATCCCGGGATCGGGGCCCAGGAGCGTGCCCAGGTGGTGGGGGAGTTCGCGGGGGGCGGGATCGAGATCCTGACCGTCGCGGGGTACGCCCGGGCCGCCGCGGCCGGGCCGGACGAGCCGGTGCTGGCCGAGCTGGGCGAGCTGGTGCGGCTCGCGCACGATCTGGGCGCGCCGAACGTCCGGGTCTTCCCCGGGGGCGGTGACCAGAGCACGGCCGAGGCCGACGCGACGGCCGCCCGGCGGCTCGCCGCCGTCGCGCCCCAGGCGGCCGAGCGGGGCGTGCGGCTGCTGCTGGAGACCCATGACTCGCATCCGGCCGGGGCCGACGCGGCGCGGGTCCTCGGGCCGGTCGGCCACGGCAGCGTCGGGGCGCTGTGGGATGTGATGCACACCTGGCTGGCCGGGGAGGATCCGGCGACCAGCTATGCGGCGCTCGCCCCGCAGTTGGGCTATGTGCAGGTCAAGGACATCGCCTCGGCCGACGACACCACCCCGCTGCCGCTGGGCGCCGGAGTGCTGCCGCTGACCGAGTGCGTGGAACTGCTCAGCCGTGAAGGCTGGGACGGCTGGCTGTGCTGGGAGTACGAGAAGCGCTGGTACCCGCAGGCGCCGGAGCTGCCGGGGCTGCTCGCTCCGGCCCGGGAGCATCTGCTGCGGCTGCTCGCCGACGCGGCCTGA
- a CDS encoding class I SAM-dependent methyltransferase, which yields MTTQHVIHWTEDGRSHSAHWRSESGAPPPGRVEIADDRTAADTAYRLVCEGTALLWRGDYQGARQLLTAVSRRVDRGPRRARGRRAPADSPAEAFHRHRQAQFRRARLLGMLLVPLDADFRVPLRRAPDVREACAEAYGPADAPSVTSLRELLGLIGAHEWRRKGVEVPALGGDRVHPHYGVFSPVRGEYVDLVADAPLPPGGTAFDIGTGTGVLAAVLARRGIARVVATDQDPRALVCARENVARLGLSERVDVVRADLFPPGRAPLIVCNPPWVPARPSSPVEYAVYDPGSRMLRGFLDGLAAHLTPGGEGWLILSDLAEHLGLRSRAELLAAIGSAGLTVVSRLDTRPTHPRATAPDDPLHPARTAEVTSLWRLTTA from the coding sequence CTGACTACGCAGCACGTCATCCACTGGACCGAGGACGGCCGGTCCCACTCCGCCCACTGGCGCTCCGAGAGCGGCGCCCCGCCGCCCGGGCGGGTCGAGATCGCGGACGACCGGACGGCGGCCGACACCGCCTACCGGCTGGTCTGCGAGGGCACCGCGCTGCTGTGGCGCGGCGACTACCAGGGCGCCCGTCAGCTGCTGACGGCGGTGTCCCGCCGGGTCGACCGGGGCCCGCGCCGGGCGCGCGGGCGGCGAGCGCCCGCCGACTCCCCCGCCGAGGCGTTCCACCGGCACCGCCAGGCGCAGTTTCGGCGGGCCCGGCTGCTGGGCATGCTGCTGGTGCCGCTGGACGCCGACTTCCGCGTCCCGCTGCGCCGCGCGCCGGACGTACGGGAGGCGTGCGCGGAGGCGTACGGCCCGGCCGACGCGCCCTCCGTCACCTCGCTGCGCGAGCTACTGGGCCTGATCGGCGCGCACGAGTGGCGCCGCAAGGGCGTGGAGGTACCGGCGCTGGGCGGCGACCGGGTCCATCCGCACTACGGGGTCTTCTCCCCGGTGCGCGGCGAATACGTCGACCTGGTGGCCGACGCGCCACTGCCGCCGGGCGGGACCGCGTTCGACATCGGCACCGGCACCGGTGTCCTCGCGGCCGTACTGGCACGGCGGGGGATCGCCCGGGTGGTGGCCACGGACCAGGACCCGCGGGCGCTGGTGTGCGCCCGGGAGAACGTCGCCCGGCTGGGTCTGTCCGAACGGGTGGACGTGGTCCGGGCCGACCTCTTCCCGCCGGGCCGCGCCCCGCTGATCGTCTGCAACCCGCCCTGGGTACCGGCGCGCCCCTCCTCCCCGGTGGAGTACGCGGTGTACGACCCCGGGAGCCGGATGCTGCGCGGCTTCCTCGACGGCCTCGCCGCCCACCTCACGCCGGGCGGCGAGGGCTGGCTGATCCTCTCCGACCTGGCCGAACACCTCGGACTGCGGTCGCGCGCCGAGCTGTTGGCCGCGATCGGCTCGGCGGGCCTGACGGTGGTGTCCCGCCTGGACACCCGCCCCACCCACCCCCGCGCGACCGCGCCGGACGACCCCCTCCACCCGGCCCGCACCGCGGAAGTGACGTCCCTGTGGCGCCTGACCACGGCCTGA
- a CDS encoding LacI family DNA-binding transcriptional regulator, with the protein MAVTLADVAARARVSAATVSRVLSGNYPVAQSTRARVLRAVDELEYVVNGPASALAAATSDLVGVLVNDIADPFFGIIAGAVQSEMGAPVGAPGRGGEKLAVICSTGGSPERELMYLTLLQRQRAAAVVLTGGAAEQPDHAAAVATKVSRLAASGTRVVLCGRPPLEDSVTLAFDNRGGARRLTEHLVTLGHRRIGYVAGPSERTTTRHRLEGHRAALAAAGLEEDAERLTVHGLYDRPSGYDATLELLRRDGGLTAIVAANDTIALGVCAALRDRGLRIPEDVSVAGFDDLPFSADAVPSLTTVRLPLHEAGIRAGRLALGREPQPPGGVAMVRGELMARSSTAPPPRG; encoded by the coding sequence ATGGCAGTGACCCTGGCCGATGTGGCGGCACGGGCTCGGGTCTCGGCGGCCACCGTGTCGCGTGTCCTGAGCGGCAACTACCCGGTCGCCCAATCGACCAGGGCGCGGGTGCTGCGCGCCGTCGACGAACTGGAGTACGTGGTCAACGGCCCGGCAAGCGCTCTCGCCGCCGCCACATCCGATCTGGTCGGGGTCCTGGTCAACGACATCGCCGACCCTTTCTTCGGCATCATCGCGGGCGCGGTGCAGTCCGAGATGGGCGCTCCCGTCGGCGCGCCGGGACGCGGGGGCGAGAAGCTGGCCGTCATCTGCAGTACGGGCGGTTCGCCCGAGCGCGAGCTGATGTACCTCACCCTCCTCCAGCGGCAGCGCGCGGCGGCGGTGGTGCTGACCGGCGGCGCGGCCGAACAGCCCGACCACGCCGCGGCGGTGGCCACCAAGGTCTCCCGGCTCGCCGCATCCGGCACCCGGGTGGTGCTGTGCGGCCGTCCGCCGCTGGAGGACTCGGTGACCCTCGCGTTCGACAACCGCGGCGGGGCGCGCCGGCTGACCGAGCATCTGGTGACCCTCGGCCACCGCCGGATCGGCTATGTGGCGGGCCCCTCCGAGCGCACCACCACCCGCCACCGGCTGGAGGGCCACCGCGCCGCGCTGGCCGCGGCCGGGCTGGAGGAGGACGCCGAGCGGCTGACCGTGCACGGCCTGTACGACCGCCCCTCCGGCTACGACGCCACCCTCGAGCTGCTGCGCCGCGACGGCGGCCTGACCGCGATCGTCGCGGCCAACGACACCATCGCGCTGGGCGTCTGCGCGGCGCTGCGCGACCGGGGGCTGCGGATACCCGAGGACGTGTCGGTCGCGGGCTTCGACGATCTGCCGTTCAGCGCGGACGCGGTGCCCTCGCTCACCACGGTCCGGCTGCCGCTGCACGAGGCGGGGATACGGGCGGGGCGGCTGGCGCTGGGCCGTGAGCCGCAGCCGCCGGGCGGGGTGGCGATGGTGCGGGGCGAGCTGATGGCGCGGTCGTCGACGGCACCGCCGCCGCGGGGCTGA
- a CDS encoding Gfo/Idh/MocA family protein, translating into MTRKTVRIAMNGVTGRMGYRQHLVRSLLALREQGGLDLGDGRVLWPRPLLVGRREHALKAIAERHGLDPVADVSTDVDAVLADESVDIYFDAQVTAAREDALKKAIAAGKHLYTEKPTATGLDAALELARLARAAGVRHGVVQDKIFLPGLLKLKRLVDCGFFGRILSVRGEFGYWVFEGDWQDAQRPSWNYRAEDGGGIVVDMFPHWEYVLHELFGAVRSVQAQATTHIPTRWDERGKPYDATAEDAAYGIFRLEGGAIAQINSSWAVRVHRDELVEFQVDGTEGSAVAGLRGCRVQHRSATPKPVWNPDLPATESFRGQWQEVPDNGEFDNGFKTQWELFLRHVVLDEPWRWDLLAGARGVQLAELGLKSSAEGRRLDVPELSL; encoded by the coding sequence GTGACACGCAAGACCGTGCGGATCGCCATGAACGGTGTGACCGGCCGGATGGGCTATCGGCAGCATCTCGTCCGCTCCCTCCTCGCCCTGCGCGAACAGGGCGGCCTCGACCTCGGCGACGGCCGGGTGCTGTGGCCGCGTCCGCTGCTCGTCGGCCGCCGGGAGCACGCCCTGAAGGCGATCGCCGAGCGCCACGGCCTCGACCCCGTCGCCGACGTGTCCACCGACGTGGACGCCGTCCTGGCCGACGAGAGCGTGGACATCTACTTCGACGCACAGGTCACCGCGGCGCGGGAGGACGCCCTGAAGAAGGCCATCGCGGCGGGCAAGCACCTCTACACCGAGAAGCCGACGGCCACCGGCCTGGACGCGGCCCTGGAACTGGCCAGGCTGGCCCGGGCGGCGGGCGTCCGGCACGGTGTGGTCCAGGACAAGATCTTCCTCCCCGGGCTGCTGAAGCTGAAGCGCCTCGTCGACTGCGGATTCTTCGGCCGGATCCTCTCGGTCCGCGGCGAGTTCGGCTACTGGGTCTTCGAGGGCGACTGGCAGGACGCCCAGCGGCCGTCCTGGAACTACCGTGCGGAGGACGGCGGTGGCATCGTCGTCGACATGTTCCCGCACTGGGAGTACGTGCTGCACGAGCTGTTCGGCGCCGTGCGCAGCGTCCAGGCGCAGGCCACCACCCATATCCCGACCCGCTGGGACGAGCGGGGCAAACCGTACGACGCCACCGCCGAGGACGCCGCGTACGGCATCTTCCGGCTGGAGGGCGGCGCCATCGCGCAGATCAACTCCTCCTGGGCGGTCCGCGTCCACCGCGACGAACTGGTGGAGTTCCAGGTGGACGGCACCGAGGGTTCGGCCGTCGCGGGGCTGCGGGGCTGCCGCGTACAGCACCGTTCGGCCACCCCCAAACCCGTCTGGAACCCCGACCTCCCGGCCACCGAGTCCTTCCGCGGCCAGTGGCAGGAGGTCCCGGACAACGGGGAATTCGACAACGGCTTCAAGACACAGTGGGAGCTCTTCCTGCGCCATGTGGTGCTGGACGAGCCCTGGCGCTGGGACCTGCTGGCGGGGGCCCGCGGGGTCCAGCTCGCCGAGCTGGGGCTGAAGTCGTCGGCCGAGGGGCGCCGGCTGGACGTACCGGAGCTGAGCCTGTGA
- a CDS encoding dihydrodipicolinate synthase family protein produces the protein MILHLPAPGGATRPYRPCAEPARYVPGGAPLTSRVVFAAAHVVADPYAETGPGGPAAVDWDATLAFRRHLWSHGLGVAEAMDTAQRGMGLDWAGAAELIRRSAAEADAVGGPLVCGAGTDQLAVTGIGFPYGLDEVRAAYEEQLAVCEESGARAVLMASRALAAVAKGPKDYLEVYGRLLEQVSAPVVLHWLGPMFDPALEGYWGSADPDHATRTVLELIAAHPGKVDGIKVSLLDARRESELRRLLPDGVRCYTGDDFHYPELIEGDDHGASHALLGVFDPLAPVAAEAVRALDADDAPGFRALLDPTVELARHLFREPTRFYKTGVVLLAWLAGHQSHFTMVGGLQSARSLPHLARAYELADGLGLFPDPEAAAGRMRHLLIVQGVAQ, from the coding sequence GTGATCCTCCACCTCCCCGCGCCGGGCGGCGCGACCCGCCCCTACCGGCCGTGCGCCGAGCCCGCCCGCTACGTCCCGGGCGGCGCCCCGCTCACCTCCCGCGTGGTGTTCGCGGCCGCTCATGTGGTCGCCGATCCGTACGCCGAAACCGGCCCCGGCGGCCCGGCCGCCGTGGACTGGGACGCGACCCTCGCCTTCCGCCGCCATCTGTGGTCCCACGGGCTGGGTGTGGCCGAGGCGATGGACACCGCACAGCGCGGGATGGGCCTGGACTGGGCCGGCGCGGCCGAGCTGATCCGCCGCTCGGCCGCCGAGGCCGACGCGGTGGGCGGACCGCTCGTCTGCGGTGCGGGCACCGACCAGCTCGCCGTCACCGGGATCGGCTTCCCGTACGGTCTGGACGAGGTGCGCGCCGCCTACGAGGAACAGCTCGCCGTCTGCGAGGAGTCGGGCGCCCGTGCGGTGCTGATGGCCTCGCGGGCGCTGGCCGCCGTGGCCAAGGGACCAAAGGACTATCTCGAGGTCTACGGCCGTCTGCTCGAGCAGGTGTCCGCGCCGGTCGTGCTGCACTGGCTGGGCCCGATGTTCGACCCGGCGCTGGAGGGCTACTGGGGCAGCGCCGACCCGGACCACGCCACCCGCACCGTACTGGAACTGATCGCCGCCCACCCCGGCAAGGTCGACGGCATCAAGGTCTCCCTGCTCGACGCCCGCCGCGAGAGCGAGCTGCGCCGTCTGCTCCCGGACGGGGTGCGCTGCTACACCGGCGACGACTTCCACTACCCCGAACTGATCGAGGGCGACGACCACGGCGCGAGCCACGCCCTGCTCGGTGTCTTCGACCCGCTGGCGCCCGTGGCGGCCGAAGCGGTCCGCGCGCTGGACGCGGACGACGCGCCGGGCTTCCGCGCGCTGCTCGACCCGACGGTGGAGCTGGCCCGCCACCTCTTCCGGGAGCCGACCCGCTTCTACAAGACCGGTGTGGTACTGCTGGCGTGGCTGGCCGGGCACCAGTCGCACTTCACGATGGTGGGCGGCCTCCAGTCGGCCCGTTCGCTGCCGCATCTGGCGCGCGCGTACGAACTGGCCGACGGACTCGGTCTGTTCCCGGACCCGGAGGCGGCCGCCGGGCGGATGCGGCATCTGCTGATCGTCCAGGGGGTCGCCCAGTGA
- a CDS encoding sugar phosphate isomerase/epimerase produces MSGDRRLDRLSLNQETIRQWSLPELAEGCAAAGVPGVGLWRAPVRAYGVEAAARLVRAAGLTVTSLCRGGFFTAVDPAERAAALDDNRAAIDEAATLGTGTLVLVSGGLPTGSRDLTGARERIADALAEVSPYAAERGVRLAIEPLHPMYAADRCVVSTLAQALDLAERFPAERVGVVVDSYHLWWDDTVAAQIARAGAGGRIAAFQLADWITPLPAGVLLGRGQLGDGSIDLRWFRERVDAAGYDGPIEVEIFNPALWERDGAEVLAEVAGRYVSLVLPEPSPSPVPSGPPDPAG; encoded by the coding sequence GTGAGCGGTGACCGTCGGCTGGACCGTCTGAGCCTCAACCAGGAGACCATCCGGCAGTGGTCGCTGCCCGAGCTGGCCGAGGGCTGTGCGGCGGCCGGGGTGCCCGGGGTCGGCCTGTGGCGGGCGCCGGTCCGGGCGTACGGGGTCGAGGCCGCCGCCCGGCTGGTCCGCGCCGCCGGGCTGACCGTCACCTCGCTGTGCCGGGGCGGTTTCTTCACCGCCGTGGACCCGGCCGAGCGTGCCGCCGCCCTCGACGACAACCGCGCCGCGATCGACGAGGCCGCCACCCTCGGCACCGGCACCCTCGTCCTGGTCTCCGGCGGCCTGCCGACCGGCAGCCGCGATCTGACCGGCGCCCGTGAGCGGATCGCGGACGCGCTGGCGGAGGTGAGTCCGTACGCCGCCGAGCGCGGGGTGCGCCTGGCCATCGAGCCGCTGCACCCCATGTACGCCGCCGACCGCTGTGTGGTCTCGACCCTCGCCCAGGCGCTGGACCTGGCCGAGCGCTTCCCGGCCGAGCGGGTGGGCGTGGTCGTGGACAGCTACCACCTGTGGTGGGACGACACCGTGGCCGCACAGATCGCCCGGGCGGGCGCCGGTGGCCGGATCGCCGCCTTCCAGCTCGCGGACTGGATCACCCCGCTCCCGGCGGGGGTGCTGCTGGGACGGGGTCAGCTCGGGGACGGCTCGATCGATCTGAGGTGGTTCCGCGAGCGGGTCGACGCGGCCGGGTACGACGGGCCGATCGAGGTCGAGATCTTCAACCCGGCGCTGTGGGAGCGGGACGGGGCGGAGGTGCTGGCCGAAGTCGCCGGCCGTTACGTGTCCTTGGTGCTGCCCGAGCCGTCGCCCTCACCGGTCCCGTCCGGACCGCCCGACCCGGCGGGCTGA
- a CDS encoding DUF397 domain-containing protein, with the protein MTTETPRWFTSSYSSNGGACVEVAANLIASRGEVPVRDSKDPNGPALAFEPCAWSSFVAALKRGEFPAT; encoded by the coding sequence GTGACGACCGAAACCCCCCGTTGGTTCACGTCCTCGTACAGCAGCAACGGCGGCGCCTGCGTGGAGGTGGCCGCCAACCTCATCGCCTCGCGCGGCGAGGTCCCGGTCCGCGACAGCAAGGACCCCAACGGCCCGGCGCTCGCCTTCGAGCCGTGCGCTTGGTCGTCGTTCGTCGCCGCCCTCAAGCGCGGAGAGTTCCCCGCCACCTGA
- the rbsD gene encoding D-ribose pyranase — translation MKRAGIINRHLSAGLARLGHTDTVMVCDAGLPIPSGPDGPVVVDLALVLGVPSFEQVLTGLLDELVVEGATAAREVRDHNKEATALLEGLFSDAALTLVPHEELKALTGGARLVVRTGEARPYANVLLRCGVPF, via the coding sequence GTGAAGCGGGCGGGAATCATCAACCGCCACCTCAGCGCGGGACTCGCCCGGTTGGGCCACACCGACACGGTGATGGTGTGCGACGCGGGTCTGCCGATCCCCTCCGGACCGGACGGACCGGTCGTGGTCGACCTCGCCCTCGTACTGGGGGTGCCGTCCTTCGAGCAGGTGCTGACCGGGCTGCTGGACGAGCTGGTGGTCGAGGGGGCCACGGCCGCGCGCGAGGTGCGGGACCACAACAAGGAGGCGACCGCGCTGCTCGAGGGGCTCTTCTCCGACGCGGCGCTGACGCTGGTGCCGCACGAGGAGCTGAAGGCGCTGACCGGCGGGGCGCGGCTGGTGGTGCGGACCGGGGAGGCGCGGCCGTACGCCAATGTGCTGCTGCGGTGCGGGGTGCCGTTCTGA
- the rbsK gene encoding ribokinase, with the protein MHDYDLLVVGSANADLVIGVERRPGPGETVLGSDLAVHPGGKGANQAVAAARLGARTALLARVGDDEHGRLLLDSLRTAGADTSGVLTGGAPTGVALIAVDPSGDNSIVVSPGANARLTPGDVRAAARLLASARVVSLQLEIPLETVAEVVRAADAGTDGRPGPRVVLNPSPAAPLPDEVLAVCDPLVVNEHEARFLLGDDPAGGSAEPEEWAAALLARGPRSVVVTLGAQGALVADGGRTVRVPSLPVKAVDTTGAGDAFTGALAWRLGAGDDLETAVWFAVRVGAAAVTRAGAQESFPTAEDVARL; encoded by the coding sequence ATGCACGACTACGACCTGTTGGTCGTGGGATCCGCCAACGCCGATCTGGTGATCGGGGTCGAGCGCCGCCCCGGTCCCGGCGAGACCGTTCTCGGTTCCGACCTGGCCGTCCACCCGGGCGGCAAGGGCGCCAACCAGGCCGTCGCCGCCGCCCGGCTGGGGGCCCGTACGGCCCTGCTGGCCCGGGTCGGCGACGACGAGCACGGCCGTCTGCTGCTGGACTCGCTGCGGACGGCCGGGGCGGACACCTCCGGTGTGCTCACCGGCGGCGCGCCCACCGGCGTCGCGCTGATCGCGGTGGATCCGTCCGGCGACAACAGCATCGTGGTCTCCCCCGGCGCCAACGCCCGGCTCACCCCGGGGGACGTACGGGCCGCGGCGCGGCTGCTGGCCTCGGCGCGCGTCGTCTCGCTCCAGCTGGAGATCCCGCTGGAGACCGTGGCCGAGGTGGTCCGCGCGGCGGACGCGGGCACGGACGGGCGGCCGGGGCCTCGGGTGGTGCTCAACCCGTCACCGGCGGCGCCGCTGCCCGACGAGGTGCTGGCGGTCTGCGATCCGCTGGTGGTCAACGAGCACGAGGCGCGGTTCCTGCTCGGTGACGATCCGGCGGGCGGCTCGGCCGAGCCCGAGGAGTGGGCGGCGGCCCTGCTGGCGCGCGGCCCGCGCTCGGTCGTGGTGACCCTGGGCGCGCAGGGCGCGCTCGTCGCCGACGGCGGCCGTACGGTCCGGGTGCCCAGCCTCCCGGTGAAGGCCGTGGACACCACGGGCGCCGGGGACGCCTTCACCGGGGCGCTCGCCTGGCGGCTGGGCGCCGGCGACGACCTGGAGACGGCGGTGTGGTTCGCGGTGCGCGTGGGCGCCGCCGCGGTGACCCGGGCCGGTGCCCAGGAGTCGTTTCCCACCGCCGAGGACGTGGCGCGGCTGTGA